A single region of the Pyricularia oryzae 70-15 chromosome 4, whole genome shotgun sequence genome encodes:
- a CDS encoding pps1 dual specificty phosphatase produces MATIALPRPIPAHRASSGLSLSSSSIAIDSINANPVPNKHLPVCPPGPVPRSAPHPHDNHPPTLETLDSDHNSVNESSQSILFPPDAFPRFSSADGGSLIVYQLTPRDIADALDHIARQPLPDPSAVFPWLHGLHPQNHIQQAFFVQRRRSLRRTPHCLRSVTLVKADGDLSTSRLKGAIAPQEFLQSDTAEFIDVDPKDGFSVRNFQIQSAKSAMTSDIVVYGDDEPLVRKVGWDIANAQQAWRQKHIDQGDLALPEYNTFVCLSRFSSFEKNHPEIVAVDSGGRLTGRVVDLFSQERREMYAMTKASEIAPNVFLGPTPDPSTGEDQDYDIFIECNDMAQLSPVCLQAIVGIPDEVIQQVFLEFPSSGSILPPTWSQAEADGILDTCKWLYHLAQGTCPDPVDIDNGEAMTGAGSQSKFPPRKILIHCQDGYTESTMLAIAYVSYATGMPVPEAWLHLHTVKKRNFFAYPTDVALLTAIAPRLLSASPVHAETASLAEMTAMLKSERNEPKWLAGLDGSLPSRILHYMYLGNLGHANNPDLLRELGIGQILSVGETAMWRDGELEQWGPENVCIVENVQDNGIDPLTCEFQRCLEFIERGRRNGTATLVHCRVGVSRSATICIAEVMKELKLSVPRAYSFVRARRLNVIIQPHLRFAYELLKWEELLQLHWNGKIQRELEWSEITREIALMNRPYAR; encoded by the exons ATGGCTACCATTGCTCTCCCCCGTCCAATCCCTGCCCACCGAGCCTCCTCGGGTCTCTCTCTGAGCTCGTCGTCCATTGCTATAGACAGCATCAACGCGAACCCAGTACCGAACAAGCATCTACCAGTATGCCCTCCGGGTCCCGTCCCAAGATCCGCTCCTCACCCTCACGATAACCACCCGCCAACGCTCGAGACACTCGATTCCGACCATAATTCCGTCAACGAATCTTCCCAATCGATTCTGTTTCCTCCTGATGCCTTCCCACGCTTTAGCTCTGCCGATGGCGGCAGCCTTATCGTTTACCAGCTCACCCCCAGAGACATAGCCGACGCTCTGGATCATATTGCTAGACAACCGTTGCCAGACCCTTCGGCAGTCTTCCCATGGCTGCACGGACTGCACCCCCAGAACCACATCCAGCAGGCATTTTTTGTCCAGCGCCGCCGTTCTCTACGCCGGACGCCGCATTGTCTGCGCAGCGTGACACTCGTCAAGGCGGACGGTGATCTCAGCACCTCGCGGCTTAAAGGGGCCATTGCTCCTCAAGAGTTTCTGCAGAGTGATACGGCCGAGTTTATCGATGTTGATCCCAAGGACGGCTTTTCCGTCCGCAACTTTCAGATTCAGTCGGCGAAATCGGCCATGACTTCAGACATAGTAGTATACGGCGATGATGAACCCTTGGTGCGCAAGGTCGGCTGGGACATAGCCAATGCGCAACAAGCTTGGCGCCAGAAACATATAGACCAAGGCGATCTGGCACTCCCAGAGTACAATACCTTTGTGTGCCTTTCGCGCTTTTCCAGCTTTGAGAAGAATCACCCGGAGATAGTGGCTGTTGATTCCGGCGGCCGCTTGACCGGCAGAGTCGTCGATCTCTTTAGTCAAGAGAGGAGAGAGATGTACGCCATGACCAAAGCTTCCGAGATTGCACCAAATGTTTTTCTCGGCCCAACACCTGACCCATCTACGGGTGAGGATCAGGACTACGACATCTTTATAGAGTGCAACGACATGGCTCAGCTGAGCCCAGTCTGCCTCCAGGCAATCGTCGGGATTCCTGATGAGGTGATACAGCAGGTCTTTTTGGAATTCCCATCATCAGGGTCAATTCTGCCACCAACTTGGTCACAGGCTGAAGCAGACGGTATTCTGGACACATGTAAATGGCTTTATCACCTCGCCCAAGGAACCTGTCCGGATCCAGTCGATATCGACAACGGTGAAGCTATGACAGGGGCCGGCAGCCAGTCAAAATTTCCACCGCGAAAGATTCTCATTCACTGCCAGGATGGGTACACTGAGTCGACGATGCTTGCGATTGCATATGTTAGCTACGCGACTGGTATGCCAGTCCCCGAAGCGTGGCTGCACTTGCACACAGTCAAGAAGCGGAATTTCTTTGCGTACCCGACAGATGTTGCCCTGTTAACGGCCATAGCGCCCCGGCTGTTATCTGCGTCACCTGTTCATGCAGAAACCGCTAGCTTAGCAGAAATGACTGCAATGTTGAAGAGCGAACGGAACGAACCGAAGTGGCTGGCCGGACTCGACGGGTCTTTGCCGAGCAGGATCTTGCATTATATGTATCTCGGGAACCTCGGCCATGCAAACAACCCCGATCTTCTGCGAGAACTAGGTATCGGTCAGATCTTGAGTGTTGGAGAGACGGCAATGTGGCGTGATGGCGAGCTAGAGCAGTGGGGACCAGAAAATGTCTGTATTGTCGAGAACGTCCAAGACAACGGTATCGACCCTCTGACGTGCGAGTTCCAACGTTGTTTGGAATTCATTG AACGAGGCCGCCGCAACGGTACAGCAACCCTTGTCCACTGCCGCGTGGGCGTGTCACGCAGCGCGACAATCTGTATCGCCGAGGTCATGAAGGAGCTGAAACTTTCAGTGCCGCGGGCGTACAGCTTTGTTCGCGCGCGCCGCCTGAACGTCATTATCCAGCCACACCTGCGCTTCGCCTACGAGCTTCTCAAGTGGGAGGAGCTCTTGCAACTGCACTGGAACGGCAAGATCCAGCGCGAGCTGGAGTGGAGTGAGATCACACGCGAGATCGCGCTCATGAACCGGCCGTATGCCCGATGA